A window of the Electrophorus electricus isolate fEleEle1 chromosome 11, fEleEle1.pri, whole genome shotgun sequence genome harbors these coding sequences:
- the angpt2a gene encoding angiopoietin-2a: MLNAGIIYLSICFTMGGGYSTGKKQYQIQNGPCSYTFLLPEQEGCPSSSYTNLAQRDDPAEYEQSVQRLEQLESIMENNTQWLLKLESYIQESLRQDMAQFQHEAVHNHTATMIEIGANLLTQTAEQTRKLTSVEAQVINQTTRLELQLLENSISTNKLEKEMLLQTNEINKLNEKNSFLEKRVEEMEGQRQEELKTLQQEKEQLKQLVEKQTTIIKQLEQQLQQASSANSAMQVQQQELVETVNNLIHTISVPTPGQSAMMQDTPSQYKDCSAVFKSGNKESGVYTLTIPETKEQIKAYCDMDTEGGGWTVLQKRFNGLVDFHRTWKEYKTGFGDVSGEYWLGNEYISKLTNEQQNVLRIELTDWEGNSGISQYEQFSLSNEQQNYRIHLKGYSGTAGKISSLAQPGSDFSTKDADNDKCVCKCSQLTSGGWWFDACGPSNLNGIYYQQGQNTNRFNGIKWYYWKGSGYSLKATTMMIRPVDF; encoded by the exons ATGCTGAACGCTGGGATAATCTATTTGAGCATCTGTTTCACCATGGGAGGAGGGTATTCAACAGGCAAGAAGCAGTATCAGATTCAGAATGGGCCGTGTAGCTACACTTTTCTCCTCCCAGAGCAGGAGGGCTGTCCATCTAGCAGCTACACCAACCTGGCACAGAGGGATGATCCAGCTGAATATGAACAGTCGGTCCAGAGACTGGAGCAACTAGAGAGCATAATGGAGAACAACACACAGTGGCTGCTGAAG CTGGAGAGCTACATCCAGGAGAGCCTGAGACAAGACATGGCCCAGTTTCAGCATGAGGCTGTGCACAACCACACGGCGACCATGATCGAGATCGGCGCCAACCTCCTGACTCAGACGGCAGAGCAGACACGCAAGCTCACCAGCGTTGAGGCCCAG GTTATAAACCAAACAACTCGGCTTGAACTTCAGCTTCTTGAGAATTCAATCTCGACAAATAAACTGGAAAAAGAGATGCTGttgcaaacaaatgaaataaacaaactgaatgaaaaaaacag CTTCCTGGAGAAGCgtgtggaggagatggagggccagaggcaggaggagctgaagaccctacagcaggagaaggagcagcTGAAGCAGCTGGTGGAGAAGCAGACCACCATCATCAAGCAATTGGAgcaacagctgcagcaggcctcCTCCGCCAACTCAGCCATGCAGGTCCAACAACAGGAGCTGGTGGAGACTGTCAACAACCTGATCCACACCATCTCCGTCCCCACAC CTGGTCAATCAGCAATGATGCAAGATACCCCGTCACAGTACAAAGACTGCAGTGCCGTCTTCAAGTCGGGAAACAAAGAAAGTGGAGTCTACACACTTACTATACCTGAAACAAAAGAGCAAATCAAg GCTTACTGTGACATGGACACAGAGGGAGGTGGGTGGACAGTACTGCAGAAGCGATTCAATGGCCTTGTTGACTTTCATCGTACATGGAAAGAGTACAAAACG GGCTTTGGAGATGTATCAGGAGAATACTGGCTAGGAAATGAATACATCTCAAAGTTGACCAATGAGCAGCAAAATGTCCTCCGGATTGAGCTTACAGATTGGGAGGGAAATTCAGGCATCTCTCAGTACGAGCAATTTTCCCTTAGCAACGAACAGCAGAACTACAG GATACACCTTAAAGGCTACAGTGGAACAGCAGGCAAAATCAGTAGCCTTGCCCAGCCAGGAAGTGATTTTAGCACAAAGGATGCAGACAAtgacaaatgtgtttgcaaGTGCTCACAACTAACCTCAGGAG GCTGGTGGTTTGATGCCTGCGGCCCTTCCAATCTCAACGGAATATACTATCAGCAAGGGCAGAATACCAATCGCTTCAATGGTATTAAATGGTACTACTGGAAAGGCTCGGGATACTCACTAAAGGCAACTACTATGATGATAAGACCAGTAGACTTCTGA